TCACAAGCAGGGAGTGTTGACTTTTGCAACAGTCTCAAGTAGTGTGAAGACGGAAAAAGCCCCACGTCTGACGAGCAGAGCGTGGGGCTTCTGATAGTTGCAGCTTGACGAGACTATTACTTAGTTTGTAGTCTCTCTAGGCTGGTCGGTTGGTATGCTAGATGCCTAGCTGCTTCTTGACCTGCGCCGTGATATCAACAGCTGAGGGAGCCATATAGAGCATTATCGAGGCCTCCATGACATAGGTGTAGCCACCAGCGTCGCCTACCTTCTTGATTGCCTCTACAATCTTCTGCTGGATAGGTGCCATGAGGGTAGCCTGCTGCTTCTCCATATCTTGCTGCATAGCTTGATAAGAGCGCTGGATGCGGTTTTGCAGATCAGCTAGCTCCTGCTCGCGACTCTTGAGGAGAGCGTCAGAGAGTCCCTCCTTGTCCTTCATATAGAGCTCGAGCTTCTTCTGATACTCGTCGTTCATCGTCTGCATCTCTGCCGTGTACTTTTTGTCTAGCTCTTGGAGACGATCCTGAGCGACCTTCATATCAGGCATAGCGGTGAGGAGCTCCTGAGAGTTGACGACTGCTATCTTCTGCTGAGCCGTAGCTACGACAGGTAGCAAGAGTAGGAGTAGGGTTAGAAACAGATTCTTTGTCTTCATTGTTCTGTATTTAAGTTATTGATAATGCGTATGTATAGGGTTAGCGCTTGCGCCCATAGCCTAGCTTCTCTAGGACCTGATCGCTGATGTCGATAGATGGATTGGCAAAGACGATGCCTGCCGTAGAGCGGTCGAGGACTAGCTGGAATCCGCTCTGCGAAGCGATCTCCTTGATTGCTTGCCATATCTCGTCCTGTAGCGGCTTAACCATCTTAGAGCGACGCTCGAAGAGCTCACCCTCGGGACCGAAGTACTTGCCCTGTAGCTCGGTGGCCTGCTGCTCGGTCTTGACAATTTCCTCCTCACGCTGACGCTTTTGCTCGGCTGTGAGGAAGACGAGGTCGCTCTGATACTTCTTATAGAGCGTCTCAGCCTTGTCTTGGAGTGTCTTGACTTCCTGTTGCCAACGCTTAGAGACGGTCTCGAGCTGCTCATTCATCATCTCATAGTTGGGGATGTTCTTGAGGATATACTGCATATCCACAAGCGCAAACTTCTGTGCTGATGCTCCCAGTGTAAGAGCTAGGAGGAGTGTGAGGAGATATAGATGCTTTCTCATAATATAGATGTTTAGAAGGTCTGTACTAGTGTATATAGATGGCTTGGGTACTTGTTTGTTTAAGTGGAGCAAGCCTCGTACTCATACGCTAAGGAGACTAAAACTCCTGACCCATGACGATGTGGATGTTGCTGCCGCCTCGCTGTGAGGAGCCGTCAGGCTTGTCAAAGCCATAGCCCCAGTCGAGTCCGAGCATGCCAAGGAAAGGTAGCGTGATACGGAAGCCAACACCAGCCGAGCGCTTGAGATTGAAGGCGTTGAAGTTGCTGATGTCTCGCCACGCATTACCTGCCTCGAGGAAGGCGACGGCCCATACATTGTATTGACCCTCAAAGAGTATGGGCACATGTAGCTCAGCCATCATACGCATATAGGCATAGGCGTAGTCATAGTTGCCACCAGCGATCGATCCGTTGCTATATCCACGTAGCGGGATGGTCTCGTTGAGGAAGTTGCCTACATAGCCGCTCATGTTGTCTCCACCCATGTAGTAAGTGCCAAAGGGAGAACGCTTAAACGGTGTGTAGTGTCCGATGAAGCCTGCGTCTAGACGCGTCATGAGTACGGGCGTATACTTCACAGTGACAGGGTTCATGAGCGGGGTGAAGACCTTGCCCGAGAACTTCCACTTGTGGTACTCTACAAAGCGGTATCGATCCTCTGACTTGAGGTTAATGTTGGAGTAGTCGATGCCGTCCCAAAGGGAGTATGGAGGCGTGGCACTGACTGACAGCGTAAAGGAGGAGCCACGACGGGTGTAGATCGGATTGTCGATTGAGTTACGCGAGAGTGCCAGCGTGAGGCTTATGTCGTTAGCATGCCCATTGTGAAAGCCCTGGAAGGTCTCATAGACCCAATCACGGAGGTAGTAGTGGGTATAGTTGAGCGTAGCATTGACGTTAAACCAGTTGTCAGGCCAGTTGAGTCGCTTACCGAAGCCGACCGTGGCGCCGAAGATGTGCATGGACTGGTTGGGGTTGTAGGAGTTTTCCATCAGCGACTGCCTATAACCACCATCGTATCCATAGCCACCATAACCGCCATAACCACCATAACCGTAACCACCATAGCCGCCGTATCCGCCATAGTAACCTGGGTAGTAACCCATACCCTGCGTACGATTATTATAGTAGCGAGTATCGATAGCGGTCTGCATGGAGTAGAAGAGCGATGCCGTAAAGAAGTTCGGACGCTTGCCACCAAACCAGGGATCGGAGAATTGTAAGCTAAACGAGTGATAGTAGCGACCATTACTCATTGCATTGAGAGAGAGGGTCTGGCCATCGCCCTGCGGTATGAGACCACGGTACGCCTTCGGGTGAAAGAGGTTGTAGATCGAGAAGTTGGTAAAGTTGATACCAGCACGCCCGATGATACCAGCCTGAGACCAACCAAAGGAGAGCTCAAACTTGTCATTGTTTCTGCGCTGCAGCGAGTACTCTATATCTACGGTACCCTCCTGAGGGTTGGGGATTGGCGTGGGGAAGCTCTTCTCTGGATCAAAGTGCCCGAGCTGGTTAAGCGTCATCCAGGAGTTCATCATATCCTCCTTGCTAAAGAGCTTGCCAGGCTTCGTAAAGAGCTCGCGACGAATCACCTCCTCGTAGATGTCGTGGTTACCACGTATGATCACCTTGTCGATAGTAGCCTGTGGCCCCTCGACAATGCGTAGGTCAAGCGAGACGGAGTCGCCCTCGACGTATGTCTCTACGGGATCTATGCCTGAGAAGATATATCCATTGTTGTAGTAGAGGTTGGCGACAGCATCGTCCTCGACATAGAGACGCTTCGTAAGGCGATCCTGATCATACACATCTCCATGCTGCATGCCGAGCATAGCCTCTAGGAGTGGCGTGGGGAACTTCGTATTGCCCACGAAGTTGATATCCTTGATATAGTAGCGGTGCCCCTCGGAGATGTTGATGAAGATGTCGATCTGCTTGTCGTTTTTCGGATTTCGAGCGATAGAGTCTGACAGGATCTCTGCATCACGATAGCCCGCCTTATGATAAGCATTTAGGATGTTGTGCAGATCCTCACGATAGACATCTTGGATGAATTTCTTGCTTTGGAAGAGCTCTAAGAGGGAGTTCCACAGATTGCCACGATTGAGTCGGAAGGTCTCGTTCGTCTTCTTCATCGCCTTGCGCAGATCTGTATCAGAGAGAGCTTTATTGCCTGAGAAGTAGATGTTAGCGATCTTCGTCTTGTACTTCTTATCGACCGTGATGCCGAGCTTGACATAGCCCTCACGAGATAGGTCAGGCTGCTGATCGAAGGTGACCTCCATCTCGCTATACCCCTTCTCATTGTAGTACTTCTGTATCAG
The sequence above is a segment of the Porphyromonas vaginalis genome. Coding sequences within it:
- a CDS encoding OmpH family outer membrane protein, producing MRKHLYLLTLLLALTLGASAQKFALVDMQYILKNIPNYEMMNEQLETVSKRWQQEVKTLQDKAETLYKKYQSDLVFLTAEQKRQREEEIVKTEQQATELQGKYFGPEGELFERRSKMVKPLQDEIWQAIKEIASQSGFQLVLDRSTAGIVFANPSIDISDQVLEKLGYGRKR
- a CDS encoding OmpH family outer membrane protein, with the protein product MKTKNLFLTLLLLLLPVVATAQQKIAVVNSQELLTAMPDMKVAQDRLQELDKKYTAEMQTMNDEYQKKLELYMKDKEGLSDALLKSREQELADLQNRIQRSYQAMQQDMEKQQATLMAPIQQKIVEAIKKVGDAGGYTYVMEASIMLYMAPSAVDITAQVKKQLGI
- a CDS encoding BamA/OMP85 family outer membrane protein encodes the protein MTMQRYHNILFALIALLTVTSVSAQVATTPADTIYAPQIDYARPVTKTIAGVTITGAQGYDQEVLLGYTGLKVGERIEIPGAATTAVVQQFTRNGTFANARVLVTKYVGDKVWLEVQLEQHPRIASVTFHNIKKSEQEDLQTKTGLRESMQLSPNVLDRTEQLIQKYYNEKGYSEMEVTFDQQPDLSREGYVKLGITVDKKYKTKIANIYFSGNKALSDTDLRKAMKKTNETFRLNRGNLWNSLLELFQSKKFIQDVYREDLHNILNAYHKAGYRDAEILSDSIARNPKNDKQIDIFINISEGHRYYIKDINFVGNTKFPTPLLEAMLGMQHGDVYDQDRLTKRLYVEDDAVANLYYNNGYIFSGIDPVETYVEGDSVSLDLRIVEGPQATIDKVIIRGNHDIYEEVIRRELFTKPGKLFSKEDMMNSWMTLNQLGHFDPEKSFPTPIPNPQEGTVDIEYSLQRRNNDKFELSFGWSQAGIIGRAGINFTNFSIYNLFHPKAYRGLIPQGDGQTLSLNAMSNGRYYHSFSLQFSDPWFGGKRPNFFTASLFYSMQTAIDTRYYNNRTQGMGYYPGYYGGYGGYGGYGYGGYGGYGGYGYDGGYRQSLMENSYNPNQSMHIFGATVGFGKRLNWPDNWFNVNATLNYTHYYLRDWVYETFQGFHNGHANDISLTLALSRNSIDNPIYTRRGSSFTLSVSATPPYSLWDGIDYSNINLKSEDRYRFVEYHKWKFSGKVFTPLMNPVTVKYTPVLMTRLDAGFIGHYTPFKRSPFGTYYMGGDNMSGYVGNFLNETIPLRGYSNGSIAGGNYDYAYAYMRMMAELHVPILFEGQYNVWAVAFLEAGNAWRDISNFNAFNLKRSAGVGFRITLPFLGMLGLDWGYGFDKPDGSSQRGGSNIHIVMGQEF